A section of the Oncorhynchus gorbuscha isolate QuinsamMale2020 ecotype Even-year linkage group LG04, OgorEven_v1.0, whole genome shotgun sequence genome encodes:
- the LOC124033926 gene encoding protein kinase C and casein kinase II substrate protein 3-like, which translates to MSSNGDLRDVGSCESFWEPGHYKRTVKRIDDGHKLCNELVGCFAERAKIEKGYSQQLSDWAKKWRGVVEKGPQYGTLEKAWHAFMNAADRLSEIHMELKEHLAVEDSEKIRNWQKDAFHKQMIGGFRETKDADEGFRKAQKPWVRKLKDVESSKKSYHQARKEEKTALTRETHAKADPTKSPEEVRKFTDRVEKCNQESEKAKERYEKALEELNRCNPRYMEDMEQVFEITQEAEKNRLCFFKEVLLDIHKHLDLSSNDGFKVLYCDLGQTITAANDSEDLRWWRNTHGPGMSMNWPQFEEWSPESNRSISNQKARNSRAEDVVTLTNIVPSSEEAPQTPQETTRGVKDYSSDWSDEDIPKKVMAANGVEEEEKVAGVRVRALYDYTGQEADELSFKAGEELMKMGEEDEQGWCKGQLANGEVGLYPANYVQAVTS; encoded by the exons ATGTCTTCCAATGGAGACCTGCGAGACGTTGGGAGCTGCGAAAGCTTCTGGGAG CCGGGGCACTACAAGAGGACGGTGAAGCGTATCGACGATGGACACAAGCTATGCAACGAGTTAGTCGGCTGCTTCGCGGAGCGGGCCAAGATTGAGAAGGGCTATTCCCAGCAGCTGAGTGACTGGGCCAAGAAGTGGAGGGGCGTGGTGGAGAAAG GGCCTCAGTATGGCACCCTGGAGAAGGCGTGGCATGCCTTCATGAATGCTGCTGATAGGCTGAGTGAGATCCACATGGAGCTGAAGGAGCACCTGGCTGTGGAGGACAGCGAGAAGATCCGTAACTGGCAGAAAGATGCCTTCCACAAGCAGATGATCGGAGGGTTCCGGGAGACAAAAGATGCAGATGAAGGATTCCGTAAGGCACAGAAACCCTGGGTCCGGAAACTGAAAGAC GTGGAGTCGTCTAAGAAGAGTTACCACCAGGCCCGTAAAGAGGAAAAGACTGCTTTGACTCGCGAGACCCACGCCAAGGCCGACCCCACCAAGTCACCGGAAGAGGTCCGCAAATTTACAGACCGCGTCGAGAAATGCAACCAGGAATCGGAGAAG GCAAAGGAGCGCTACGAGAAGGCTTTGGAGGAGCTGAACCGCTGCAACCCACGCTACATGGAGGACATGGAGCAGGTGTTTGAGATCACTCAGGAGGCCGAGAAGAACAGGCTGTGCTTCTTCAAGGAGGTCCTGCTGGACATCCACAAACACTTGGACCTCTCCAGCAATGATGG ATTCAAGGTCCTGTACTGTGACCTGGGCCAGACCATCACTGCAGCCAATGACAGCGAAGACCTGAGGTGGTGGAGAAACACCCATGGGCCTGGCATGAGCATGAACTGGCCACAGTTTGAG GAGTGGTCTCCTGAGTCAAACCGCTCCATCTCCAACCAGAAGGCAAGGAACAGCCGGGCGGAGGACGTGGTCACCCTGACCAACATTGTCCCTTCGAGCGAGGAGGCGCCCCAGACCCCTCAGGAGACCACCAG AGGGGTTAAAGACTACTCATCAGACTGGTCTGACGAAGACATCCCCAAAAAGGTCATGGCTGCTaatggggtggaggaggaagagaaggtagcAGGTGTACGAGTTAGAGCGCTGTATGATTACACTGGGCAGGAGGCAGATGAGCTGAGCTTTAAAGCAG GTGAAGAGCTAATGAAGATGGGTGAGGAGGACGAGCAGGGCTGGTGCAAAGGGCAGCTGGCCAACGGAGAGGTGGGCCTTTACCCTGCTAACTACGTCCAGGCCGTCACATCCTGA